In Bacillus anthracis str. Vollum, a genomic segment contains:
- the galU gene encoding UTP--glucose-1-phosphate uridylyltransferase GalU: MKIRKAIIPAAGLGTRFLPATKAQPKEMLPIVDKPTIQYIVEEAVSSGIEDIIIVSGRGKHVIEDHFDKSYELEQTLFKKNKIKTLEDIECISNLANIHYIRQKEPKGLGHAIYCARRFIGEEPFAVLLGDDIVSSTYPCLKQLIDVYEEHHCSVVGVQRVLETEVSKYGIVKSANQNVNQSIIPISMLVEKPPLETAPSNLAIMGRYILKPDIFEVLKNLPVGSGGEIQLTDAINVLNKQQKVLAFEFDGKRYDVGDKFGFIKATIDFALQRESLKEDVLSYLRNITRDKLINK, translated from the coding sequence GTGAAGATTAGAAAAGCGATTATCCCAGCAGCGGGATTAGGCACAAGATTTTTACCCGCAACAAAAGCACAACCTAAAGAAATGTTGCCAATTGTAGATAAGCCAACTATTCAATATATTGTTGAAGAAGCTGTTAGCTCAGGAATAGAGGATATTATTATTGTAAGTGGGAGAGGGAAGCATGTTATAGAAGATCATTTTGATAAATCTTATGAGCTAGAACAAACTTTATTTAAGAAAAACAAAATAAAGACTCTTGAAGACATTGAATGCATTTCTAATTTAGCGAATATCCATTATATTCGGCAAAAAGAACCTAAAGGATTAGGACATGCTATATATTGTGCTAGACGTTTTATAGGTGAAGAACCTTTTGCAGTTTTACTTGGTGATGATATTGTTAGCTCTACGTATCCATGTCTCAAGCAATTGATAGATGTTTATGAGGAACATCACTGTTCAGTGGTAGGTGTTCAAAGGGTATTAGAAACAGAAGTGTCTAAATATGGAATAGTTAAATCGGCAAATCAAAATGTTAATCAATCTATTATTCCTATTTCTATGCTAGTTGAAAAACCACCTCTGGAAACTGCACCTTCAAATTTAGCTATAATGGGCAGATATATACTAAAACCAGATATTTTTGAGGTGTTAAAAAATTTACCTGTCGGATCAGGTGGAGAAATTCAGTTAACCGATGCAATCAATGTTTTAAATAAACAACAAAAAGTACTCGCCTTTGAATTTGATGGGAAAAGATATGATGTAGGGGATAAATTTGGCTTTATTAAAGCGACTATAGATTTTGCACTTCAGAGAGAAAGTCTAAAAGAAGATGTTTTGAGTTATTTGAGAAATATCACTCGAGATAAACTTATCAATAAATAA